Proteins encoded together in one Gemmatimonadetes bacterium T265 window:
- a CDS encoding ligase: MWKATVVLIGMLVIRLPEVYPPIVRIRPSILAGTVIGILMLQHVKARAWRAVLGQPAVRWLAVYLGVIIITIPFSLWPGGAANSLYALPFFGLLFVSILMCPPTREMLDRLVRWSVLLGGVYAAYVMVFGHVYQDGLGGPRLGGAGMYDPNDLAVLMVIVLQLALGLVLRDRGLWRLISIAAAVAALVVALKTGSRGGVVALGVSTFTLLLGQKPARFFALSGVIAVAIPLMWMFGPESFRVRTASLLNIQNDYTFQTDAGRWIIWQRGLGYFAHRPLIGVGPAGYGLREGEYFASHGRTGAWLTAHNTYIQVLVELGIFGAIALAGMIWVAVRNALPLWRRPPPNAPDRLYRPEIFAALIGFLAAATFLSHAYNPLLFFSLSLATYAGAVYQAERGGGVPRGGRVPHARRRGIARAPVRAVTSG, encoded by the coding sequence ATGTGGAAGGCCACGGTCGTGCTGATCGGCATGCTCGTGATCCGACTTCCGGAGGTGTACCCGCCGATCGTGCGGATCCGGCCGTCGATCCTCGCCGGCACGGTCATCGGAATCCTGATGCTGCAGCACGTCAAGGCGCGCGCGTGGCGAGCCGTGCTCGGACAACCGGCCGTACGGTGGTTGGCCGTGTATCTCGGCGTCATCATCATTACGATCCCGTTCTCGTTGTGGCCGGGCGGGGCCGCGAATTCGCTGTACGCCCTCCCGTTCTTCGGCCTGCTGTTCGTCTCGATCCTGATGTGTCCGCCGACGCGCGAGATGCTCGACCGCCTCGTGCGGTGGAGCGTGCTGCTCGGCGGGGTCTACGCGGCGTACGTAATGGTGTTCGGCCACGTCTACCAGGACGGCCTCGGCGGCCCGCGCCTCGGGGGTGCGGGCATGTACGACCCGAACGACCTCGCGGTCCTGATGGTCATCGTGCTGCAACTGGCGCTCGGCCTCGTCCTGCGTGACCGCGGGCTGTGGCGCCTGATCAGCATCGCGGCCGCGGTTGCCGCGCTCGTGGTCGCGCTCAAGACGGGATCACGCGGCGGGGTGGTCGCCCTGGGCGTGAGCACGTTCACGCTCCTCCTCGGGCAGAAGCCCGCGCGGTTCTTCGCACTCTCGGGCGTGATCGCGGTCGCGATCCCGCTCATGTGGATGTTCGGGCCGGAGTCGTTCCGCGTGCGGACCGCGTCGCTGCTCAACATTCAGAACGATTACACGTTCCAAACTGACGCGGGACGGTGGATCATCTGGCAGCGCGGGCTCGGGTACTTCGCGCACCGTCCGCTCATCGGCGTCGGTCCGGCCGGCTACGGTCTTCGCGAAGGCGAGTACTTCGCGAGTCACGGTCGGACCGGGGCGTGGCTCACGGCGCACAACACGTACATCCAGGTACTCGTCGAGCTCGGGATCTTCGGCGCGATCGCCCTCGCCGGCATGATCTGGGTGGCGGTCCGGAACGCGCTCCCGCTCTGGCGCCGGCCGCCGCCGAACGCGCCCGACCGGCTGTACCGGCCCGAGATTTTCGCGGCGCTGATCGGGTTCCTCGCCGCGGCGACGTTCCTGTCGCACGCGTACAATCCGTTGCTGTTCTTCTCGCTCTCGCTCGCCACGTACGCCGGCGCGGTCTACCAGGCGGAGCGGGGCGGAGGCGTGCCGCGGGGCGGGCGCGTCCCACACGCGCGTCGTCGGGGCATCGCGCGCGCGCCGGTCCGCGCCGTAACCTCTGGCTGA
- a CDS encoding glycosyl transferase family 1, which translates to MSRLLWLSHFAPYPATGHGALQRTHHLLAQAARRYDTHLVALAPPRSLGDARARDDAERALGRITASARIFSLPDDFTRARTAVRVARAAVSRPTYWERLFVHTEAAEYVRGLLRDARFDIAHLDTVFLAGYVSLLGAVPFVLNHHNVESHLLDRRAERMGGFARSFFRRQARATVQLEREFGARATTNLVVSDLDGDRLRELAPRATIETIPNGVDVTFFAPDAAEPVRPRSLVWAGGMDWFPNADAIEWFATALWPALAADDPTRTAVIIGRQPPAPAVALAAADPRVRVLGFVDDVRPHVRRAATYICPIRVGGGTRLKVLDALAIGRPLVATRIGVEGIGLVPGEHYLEANDVGDTVAAVTRLEHDPGLAGRLAEAGRAFVLARYSWDGIGERLGRVYERVLDQHGRG; encoded by the coding sequence ATGTCACGGCTTCTCTGGCTTTCGCACTTCGCACCGTACCCGGCGACGGGCCACGGCGCCTTACAACGCACGCACCACCTGCTCGCCCAGGCCGCGCGGCGGTACGACACCCACCTCGTCGCGCTCGCGCCCCCGCGCTCGCTCGGGGATGCACGGGCGCGCGACGACGCGGAACGCGCGTTAGGGCGGATCACCGCGTCGGCGCGGATCTTTTCTCTGCCCGACGACTTCACGCGCGCACGGACGGCGGTGCGCGTCGCGCGCGCGGCCGTCTCGCGCCCGACGTACTGGGAGCGGCTCTTCGTGCACACGGAGGCGGCCGAGTACGTGCGCGGGCTGTTACGCGACGCGCGATTCGACATCGCCCACCTCGACACGGTGTTCCTCGCGGGGTACGTGTCGCTCCTCGGCGCCGTGCCGTTCGTGCTGAACCATCACAACGTCGAGTCGCACCTGCTCGACCGGCGCGCAGAGCGGATGGGCGGCTTCGCACGGTCGTTCTTTCGCCGGCAGGCGCGCGCGACCGTGCAGCTCGAGCGCGAGTTCGGCGCGCGCGCCACGACGAACCTTGTCGTGTCGGACCTGGACGGCGACCGGCTGCGCGAGCTCGCGCCGCGGGCGACGATCGAAACCATCCCGAACGGCGTCGACGTCACGTTCTTCGCACCGGACGCGGCCGAACCGGTCCGGCCGCGCAGTCTCGTCTGGGCCGGCGGGATGGACTGGTTCCCGAATGCCGACGCGATCGAGTGGTTCGCGACGGCACTCTGGCCGGCGCTCGCCGCCGATGATCCGACGCGCACGGCGGTGATCATCGGGCGCCAGCCGCCGGCACCCGCCGTCGCGTTGGCGGCCGCCGATCCGCGCGTCCGGGTGCTGGGATTCGTCGACGACGTCCGGCCGCACGTGCGCCGCGCGGCCACCTACATCTGCCCGATCCGCGTCGGCGGCGGAACGCGGCTGAAGGTGCTCGACGCGCTCGCGATCGGGCGGCCGCTGGTCGCGACGCGCATCGGCGTCGAAGGGATCGGCCTCGTGCCCGGCGAGCACTACCTCGAGGCGAACGACGTGGGCGACACGGTCGCGGCGGTAACACGTCTCGAGCACGACCCCGGGCTCGCCGGACGTCTCGCGGAAGCTGGGCGCGCGTTCGTCCTCGCGCGTTACTCGTGGGACGGGATTGGCGAGCGACTCGGTCGCGTCTACGAGCGCGTGCTGGACCAACATGGCCGGGGCTGA
- the xapH_3 gene encoding ABC transporter ATP-binding protein: MTQPGIVFDGIWKKFQRGEVHDSLRDLIPSLARRLAGNGPRADRLEGKDDFWALEDLSFEVNPGEVLGLIGGNGAGKSTALKIMTSILRPSRGRRIVRGRVGALIEIAAGFHQDLTGRENVFLQGSIMGMPKQLIRQKFDEIVDFSGIGDFIDTPVKRYSSGMNARLGFAIAANLEPEVLIIDEVLAVGDASFQQRAFGRIRDMATSGIPVAIVSHQLDRINSLCTKAIVLQRGRPIMEGAPADCTAFYLGQAIGPSRAQAGTTDGIVHLHTIRVLGDTPVTTGSDVTVEIEGRTRNWFTAGERALQILFRTAHDQTVHFRVSTSVHGIQIEPNSDFKLTVRLQLNVMAHDYTITVESWDDTAHVNHSTSPPAFLRVESAGAYDGFVFLRPRFAIESRPAATDGDREAAHAVAA, encoded by the coding sequence ATGACCCAACCTGGCATCGTCTTCGACGGCATCTGGAAAAAATTTCAGCGCGGCGAGGTGCACGACAGCCTGCGCGACCTCATCCCCTCGCTCGCCCGGCGCCTCGCCGGCAACGGGCCGCGGGCGGACCGGCTCGAGGGCAAGGACGACTTCTGGGCGCTCGAGGATCTCTCGTTCGAGGTGAACCCGGGCGAGGTCCTCGGCCTCATCGGCGGGAACGGCGCCGGCAAGTCGACGGCGCTCAAGATCATGACCAGCATCCTGCGGCCGAGCCGCGGCCGCCGGATCGTCCGCGGCCGGGTGGGCGCTCTGATCGAGATCGCGGCCGGCTTCCACCAAGACCTCACCGGGCGCGAGAACGTCTTCCTCCAGGGCTCCATCATGGGGATGCCGAAGCAGCTGATCCGGCAGAAGTTCGACGAGATCGTCGACTTTTCCGGGATCGGCGACTTCATCGACACGCCGGTCAAGCGCTACTCGAGCGGGATGAACGCGCGCCTCGGATTCGCCATCGCCGCGAACCTCGAGCCCGAAGTGCTCATCATCGACGAGGTGCTCGCGGTCGGCGACGCGTCGTTCCAGCAGCGCGCCTTCGGTCGTATCCGCGACATGGCGACGAGCGGGATCCCGGTCGCGATCGTCTCGCACCAGCTCGACCGCATCAACAGCCTCTGCACGAAGGCGATCGTGTTGCAGCGCGGCCGTCCGATCATGGAGGGCGCGCCGGCGGACTGCACCGCGTTCTACCTCGGCCAGGCGATCGGCCCGTCGCGCGCCCAGGCGGGGACGACCGACGGCATCGTGCACCTGCACACGATCCGGGTGCTCGGCGACACGCCGGTGACGACCGGGAGCGACGTCACGGTGGAAATCGAGGGGCGCACCCGGAACTGGTTCACCGCGGGCGAGCGCGCGCTCCAGATCCTCTTTCGGACGGCGCACGACCAGACCGTGCACTTCCGCGTGAGCACGAGCGTCCACGGCATTCAGATCGAACCGAACAGCGACTTCAAGCTCACGGTCCGCCTGCAGCTCAACGTGATGGCACACGACTACACCATCACCGTGGAGAGCTGGGACGACACGGCGCACGTCAACCACTCCACGTCGCCGCCGGCGTTTTTGCGGGTCGAGTCGGCCGGCGCGTACGACGGATTCGTGTTCCTGCGTCCTCGCTTCGCGATCGAGTCCAGACCCGCCGCGACCGACGGGGATCGCGAGGCCGCGCACGCGGTGGCCGCGTAA
- a CDS encoding UDP-N-acetylglucosamine 4-epimerase, protein MHYLVTGGAGFIGRLLCTSLLARGDRVTVLDLAPVPPARAGERVPTRVVRGDVRDPAAVREALAGCDAVFHLAAAHHDFGIDRATYFGVNEGAAEVLCAAMDAVGVREVCFYSSVAVFGDAPEPHHEDAPKAPNNDYGASKLAGEAVFRRWAEAAPGRRVLVVRPTVTFGPGNFANMFSLIRQIDSGLFVQVGAGDNVKSLSYVENLVDATLFLWDRPAGAAFEAYNWVEKPDFTSGEIAAAISAALGRGAPRFRVPLGVAVALAAPFDLVIRLTGRNLPVSSARVRKLAADRTKFEADKVRAAGFRPRVALDEGIRRMVAWYLAEGRRQTPVRHLPPAAPVPFDAAAASRA, encoded by the coding sequence ATGCACTATCTCGTCACCGGCGGCGCCGGCTTCATCGGCCGGCTGCTCTGCACGTCCCTCCTCGCGCGCGGCGACCGCGTCACCGTGCTGGACCTCGCGCCCGTTCCGCCCGCGCGGGCCGGCGAGCGCGTGCCCACGCGGGTCGTGCGCGGCGACGTGCGCGACCCCGCGGCCGTGCGCGAGGCGCTCGCCGGGTGCGACGCGGTCTTCCACCTCGCCGCGGCGCACCACGACTTCGGCATCGACCGCGCGACGTACTTCGGCGTGAACGAGGGCGCGGCGGAGGTGCTCTGCGCCGCAATGGACGCGGTCGGCGTGCGCGAGGTCTGTTTCTACTCGAGCGTTGCGGTGTTCGGAGACGCGCCCGAGCCGCACCACGAGGACGCGCCGAAAGCGCCGAACAATGATTACGGGGCGTCGAAGCTCGCCGGCGAAGCCGTGTTCCGCCGCTGGGCCGAGGCCGCGCCGGGACGCCGGGTGCTCGTCGTCCGCCCGACGGTCACGTTCGGGCCGGGCAACTTCGCCAACATGTTCTCGCTCATCCGGCAGATCGACAGCGGGCTGTTCGTGCAGGTCGGCGCGGGCGACAACGTAAAGAGCCTGTCGTACGTCGAGAACCTCGTCGACGCGACGCTCTTTCTGTGGGACCGCCCGGCCGGCGCGGCGTTCGAGGCCTACAACTGGGTCGAGAAGCCCGACTTCACGAGCGGCGAGATCGCCGCGGCGATCTCCGCGGCGCTCGGCCGCGGGGCGCCGCGGTTCCGCGTACCGTTAGGCGTGGCCGTCGCGCTCGCGGCGCCCTTCGACCTCGTCATCCGGCTCACCGGGCGCAACCTGCCGGTCTCGTCGGCGCGCGTCCGCAAGCTCGCGGCGGACCGCACGAAGTTCGAGGCGGACAAGGTCCGCGCGGCGGGCTTCCGGCCGCGCGTCGCGCTCGACGAGGGCATCCGGCGCATGGTGGCGTGGTACCTCGCGGAGGGGCGGCGGCAGACGCCGGTCCGCCACCTCCCGCCGGCCGCCCCCGTCCCGTTCGACGCGGCCGCCGCGTCGCGGGCGTGA
- a CDS encoding ATP-binding protein, translating into MSREAPVAIPPARSFFFPDARQSPAAEVATETLFFRHLRLPNGTYKTTYPDRMPDVDAAVAAALPPGTRVRVLDVGVSSGVTTLELADALAARGLAADVVAVDLSVSAFLHRRAGVDLLSDPNGRVLQIATPFGVKGRPHDPEGSLARTALQRVFEGAERLIGGPGGARRGTPVQLVSPRLVRRPGTTVVEHDLANPRAEWVGGFDVVRAANVLNHDYFDVPTLRRMLGHLETYVRPHGLLVLCRTHDDTRTNHASVLRRAPDGRFGVVTRVGNGSEVESLVLEPVAA; encoded by the coding sequence GTGAGCCGCGAGGCACCCGTGGCGATTCCCCCGGCGCGGTCGTTCTTCTTCCCCGACGCACGGCAGTCGCCCGCGGCCGAAGTCGCGACGGAGACGCTGTTCTTCCGCCACCTGCGACTGCCTAACGGCACGTACAAGACGACGTACCCGGACCGCATGCCGGACGTGGACGCCGCGGTCGCCGCGGCGCTCCCGCCGGGGACGCGCGTGCGCGTCCTCGACGTCGGCGTCTCGTCCGGGGTGACGACGCTCGAGCTCGCGGACGCGCTGGCCGCGCGCGGGCTGGCCGCCGACGTCGTGGCGGTCGACCTCTCGGTGTCAGCCTTCCTCCACCGTCGCGCCGGCGTCGACCTGCTCAGCGACCCCAACGGCCGCGTGCTGCAGATCGCGACCCCGTTCGGGGTCAAGGGGCGGCCACACGACCCCGAAGGGTCATTGGCCCGCACGGCGCTGCAGCGGGTGTTCGAGGGCGCGGAGCGTCTGATCGGCGGACCGGGCGGCGCGCGCCGGGGTACGCCCGTCCAGCTTGTCTCGCCGCGCCTCGTGCGGCGGCCCGGCACGACGGTGGTCGAGCACGACCTCGCAAACCCGCGCGCGGAGTGGGTCGGCGGGTTCGACGTCGTCCGTGCCGCGAACGTGCTCAACCACGACTACTTCGACGTTCCCACGCTCCGGCGCATGCTCGGCCACCTCGAAACGTACGTGCGGCCGCACGGGCTCCTCGTGCTCTGCCGCACGCACGACGACACGCGGACCAACCACGCGAGCGTGCTCCGCCGCGCGCCGGACGGCAGGTTCGGCGTCGTCACGCGTGTCGGGAACGGGTCCGAGGTGGAGTCGCTCGTGCTGGAACCCGTCGCGGCATGA
- a CDS encoding EpsI family protein: MANIVRFAPAALLGVGCVLISGIRGQQRVPPSRPLATLQVNVPGYVARDTTVDVAEQKVAGMSHYLSRLYQRGPDSPGFGVYVGYYDMQVQGKSIHSPKNCLPGAGWEPLDVGVRTIAVPGGGSVRVNRFLLANKGAQAVVYYWYEGRGRVEPSEYVVKWNLIRDAARYGRTEEALVRIVVPIDMRGLQPGQRPNYDPADQLATTVAAQLVPGVKNVLPAPPNA; this comes from the coding sequence ATGGCTAACATCGTCCGCTTCGCGCCCGCCGCCCTCCTCGGCGTCGGATGCGTCCTGATTTCAGGCATCCGCGGCCAGCAGCGTGTCCCGCCCAGCCGGCCGCTCGCCACACTCCAGGTGAACGTGCCCGGCTACGTCGCCCGCGACACGACGGTCGACGTCGCGGAGCAGAAGGTCGCGGGCATGAGTCACTACCTGTCCCGCCTGTACCAGCGCGGGCCCGACAGCCCCGGGTTCGGCGTGTACGTCGGGTACTACGACATGCAGGTTCAGGGCAAGAGCATCCACTCGCCCAAGAACTGCCTCCCCGGCGCCGGCTGGGAGCCGCTCGACGTCGGCGTGCGGACGATCGCGGTCCCCGGCGGAGGCTCGGTACGGGTCAACCGCTTCCTGCTCGCCAACAAGGGCGCGCAGGCCGTCGTCTACTACTGGTACGAAGGGCGCGGACGCGTCGAGCCGAGCGAGTACGTCGTCAAGTGGAACCTGATCCGCGACGCGGCGCGCTACGGCCGGACCGAGGAAGCCCTGGTCCGCATCGTCGTCCCGATCGACATGCGCGGTCTGCAGCCGGGCCAGCGTCCCAACTACGACCCGGCCGACCAGCTCGCGACGACGGTCGCCGCGCAACTCGTGCCCGGCGTCAAGAACGTGCTTCCCGCGCCACCCAACGCCTGA
- a CDS encoding exosortase: MTTPALPAPLAGGSATESLPERTRPGGARQDRGRAAVDEFSRFASQLRAVASPTGLATAALFAFLYARPAYLLVRDWWTNPEAGHGLLLAPLALWFAYKSGIRPDARPNRAVGAALLVAGVGFRWLADLAAELFVMRGSMLLALAGLVVWHYGVRQVVRWWLPFTLFALSIPLPEIVLNKIALPLQFLASKIGASLLAWRQIPVLLSGNVIRIPRHELFVAEACSGLRSLTALISLGVLLGAIVLRHPISRLLLLAAVIPVAIVLNGVRVFLTGFLVYFVDPALGEGFMHKTEGMAVFIVAFAIIGALAFGVSAVEQRVLPAPERRDGSRVPEPVTGFPAPEFANG, encoded by the coding sequence GTGACCACGCCCGCATTGCCCGCACCACTCGCCGGGGGCAGTGCGACCGAAAGTCTTCCGGAGCGGACACGCCCAGGCGGCGCCCGCCAGGATCGCGGTCGCGCGGCGGTCGACGAGTTCTCCCGGTTCGCATCGCAGCTGCGCGCCGTCGCGAGCCCGACCGGCCTCGCGACGGCCGCGCTGTTCGCGTTCCTGTACGCCCGGCCGGCGTACCTGCTCGTGCGCGACTGGTGGACCAACCCCGAAGCGGGGCACGGCCTGCTCCTCGCCCCGCTCGCACTCTGGTTCGCCTACAAGAGCGGGATTCGCCCCGACGCGCGTCCGAACCGCGCGGTCGGCGCGGCGCTGCTCGTCGCCGGCGTCGGCTTCCGGTGGCTCGCCGATCTCGCCGCCGAACTGTTCGTCATGCGCGGGTCGATGCTCCTCGCGCTCGCCGGCCTCGTCGTCTGGCACTACGGCGTGCGCCAGGTCGTCCGCTGGTGGCTGCCCTTCACGCTGTTCGCGCTCTCGATCCCGCTCCCCGAGATCGTCCTGAACAAGATCGCGCTGCCCCTGCAGTTCCTCGCCTCGAAGATCGGCGCGTCGCTGCTCGCCTGGCGGCAGATCCCCGTGCTGCTCTCGGGCAATGTCATCCGCATCCCGCGCCACGAGCTCTTCGTCGCGGAGGCGTGCAGCGGGCTCCGGTCGCTCACCGCACTCATCAGCCTCGGCGTGCTGCTCGGCGCCATCGTGCTGCGCCACCCGATCAGCCGGCTACTGCTCCTCGCGGCCGTGATCCCGGTCGCGATCGTGCTGAACGGCGTGCGCGTGTTCCTGACCGGCTTCCTGGTCTACTTCGTCGACCCCGCGCTCGGCGAGGGGTTCATGCACAAGACCGAGGGAATGGCCGTCTTCATCGTGGCCTTCGCGATCATCGGCGCGCTCGCCTTCGGCGTCAGCGCGGTCGAGCAGCGCGTTCTGCCAGCCCCGGAGCGTCGCGACGGCAGCCGGGTACCAGAGCCCGTAACTGGTTTCCCCGCCCCGGAGTTCGCGAATGGCTAA
- a CDS encoding glycosyl transferase — protein sequence MTAALTSAPPAPGTAVPDAVGTGSVGVRPLRIALATESDRMGGAESMLAHLASGLRARGHHVELLVPAHGTGWLGEQLQGADVPTRPLSLGRVRWAPVAEIRRALSEMRADVLHSHMIGLAMFGAAATIGTGVPHVITMHGTGHETGAARRRLALRAALRASAAPIAVSDGLRRELRTLIGPVAGRMDVLPNGVPERAGAREPTRRALGVRDDELLIVAVGNLFHNKAHAVLLEALGRVPDAVPWRVVVAGRREEAAKSLDATIAARGWEERACLLGPRDDVPDLLAASDVFAMPSLREALPMALLEAMFGGATIVASAVGGIPEAVRDGREGLLVPPGDVAALAAALTRVLTDAVLRRRMGDAARQRARAEFGMDRMVAAHEALYYRVARRRGRLVTSAF from the coding sequence ATGACGGCGGCGCTCACGTCGGCACCTCCTGCGCCGGGGACCGCGGTTCCGGACGCGGTCGGAACTGGGTCCGTCGGCGTGCGGCCGCTGCGGATCGCGCTCGCGACGGAGTCGGACCGCATGGGCGGCGCGGAGAGCATGCTCGCGCACCTCGCCTCGGGCCTGCGCGCGCGCGGCCACCACGTCGAGCTCCTGGTGCCGGCGCACGGCACCGGCTGGCTCGGCGAACAGCTGCAAGGCGCCGATGTACCGACGCGCCCGCTGTCGCTCGGGCGCGTCCGCTGGGCGCCGGTGGCGGAGATCCGGCGCGCGCTGTCCGAGATGCGGGCCGACGTGCTCCACAGCCACATGATCGGGCTCGCGATGTTCGGCGCGGCCGCGACGATCGGCACCGGGGTGCCGCACGTGATCACCATGCACGGCACCGGGCACGAGACGGGCGCCGCCCGCCGTCGCCTCGCGCTCCGCGCGGCGCTCCGCGCGAGCGCCGCGCCGATCGCCGTGTCGGACGGCCTCCGCCGCGAGTTGCGTACGCTGATCGGCCCCGTGGCCGGCCGCATGGACGTACTGCCGAACGGAGTCCCCGAGCGCGCCGGCGCACGGGAGCCGACGCGCCGTGCCCTGGGCGTGCGCGACGACGAGTTGCTGATCGTCGCGGTCGGCAACCTGTTTCACAACAAGGCGCACGCGGTACTCCTGGAGGCGCTGGGGCGCGTTCCGGATGCCGTGCCGTGGCGCGTCGTCGTCGCCGGCCGTCGTGAAGAGGCGGCGAAATCGCTCGACGCCACGATCGCGGCACGCGGGTGGGAGGAGCGGGCCTGCCTGCTCGGTCCGCGCGATGACGTGCCCGACTTGCTGGCCGCCTCGGACGTGTTCGCGATGCCGTCGCTCCGCGAGGCGCTGCCGATGGCACTCCTGGAGGCGATGTTCGGCGGCGCGACGATCGTCGCCTCGGCCGTCGGCGGGATCCCCGAAGCGGTGCGGGACGGCCGCGAAGGGCTGCTCGTGCCGCCCGGCGACGTCGCGGCACTCGCGGCCGCGCTCACGCGCGTGCTCACGGACGCCGTCCTGCGTCGGCGCATGGGCGACGCGGCGCGCCAGCGCGCGCGCGCGGAGTTCGGCATGGACCGCATGGTCGCGGCGCACGAAGCGCTGTACTACCGGGTCGCGCGGCGGCGCGGACGGCTGGTCACCTCCGCTTTCTGA